The nucleotide sequence ACACAGTGTCTGTGAATGCCACTGTGGGTTGCCTTAGCTCCCTTAGGATGTTTACTCCTCAGTACAGTGATCCTCGGTTCTgtctgcagtgcctgctggctttcttttcttccttaaAGACAGCAATCATTTTAGGCCTAAGAAACCAAGTGAGGTGATTTATTTgtgcaatcaactgctttaattgatctaTAAAGccatttgcaataaaaaatatatatatatttgaggcTTATATACTCCCATTGAAAGAGAGTGCctcaaacatgtttttgtacattttactcatttaataaAAAGCACTATTTCTTACTGTACTTATTGAACGGCTTGTCGTTTATATTGATCACTGTGTTCCAGTGATTCAATTTAATTGCTCTTACAGTTCAGAGTTGAGTGGAGAgttcaaaaaaatgtacacagtcAAAATTGCTAGTCAGTCATTtgtgattaaaacatttattcatttattccttACAGCAAAGTTTATCTTGTTTCTTCTATAAAGCTTTTTAATGGATTCTGTGAATTCCTCTGTCTTCAGAGAGTAAATGATTGGATTCAGCATTGGTGGCAAGACAGCCGCCAGAGACATGTTCACAATCCTGGTGTTCAGTTGAATGGTGGAGCTCATTGCATAGGTGATACATATAGGAAGATAAAACACACCCACCAAGATCAAATGAGAGGTGCAGGTCTTCATGGCTTTGAGGCGCTCAGAGGCTtctgaaattttaaataatgctctGGCTATACAAATGTATGTACCTGTGATAAAAAGTACCGGTAACCAGAGAATTATAACGGGATGTGTCCAGTTTATCACAGCACTTGGAGGGTTGTCATCGCATGCCAAAAGTAGTACAGCTCCAGCATCACAGAAATAGCTGTTTACCACAATAGATTTGCAGAATGATACTCCACTGATAAAAATCACAGCCATGATAACAGCCATTCCTGGAAAAATCCATAATATCGCTATCATCACCAACATTGATTTACTAGTCACAATCTCATTATATCTCAGTGGAAAGCATATAGCAACAAATCTATCATAGGATAGAGCAGTGAGAGTGAaagactgcacagagagaaaccaaaaaacaaaaaacatactaGTAAAGCAGGCCTTGTAGgagattaaatgtgatttaaacagTAAGGTGTCAATCATCTGAGGAACAAGTGCGGTGCTTCCACACAAGTCAGacaaagccaaattaaaaacgaCAATGTATTTTGGACAGTGGAGACAGTTGACAGTGTAAATCATAAACATGACGAAAGAATTTCCCAATAGAGACAGAGCATAAACGaagcacaagaacacataaTAGTAGTTTGCGTGGGGAATACCGGAAAAACCACTtatgaaaaaaaactcaagacGCACAATAGTGGCGTTAGTAAAGGAATTTGAATTCAGGGGGCTCATCGCAGGTTTGTTTACTCCTGACACGGTTTCTCACTCCCTGAAAAAATTTACTTTTAgcacctgaaaataaaaaataggttaGCCTACAAAAATTAATTCCTGAAACACAACAAAGTTCCCAATGTGCCGTTTATAACATATTTAGCTAAAGAAACCGCAGAAGCTCAGATTtattagaaattaaattattgaatCAATGCATGTTGtgtctcaacaaaaaaaaaaaaacaatagatgGAATTATAAGCCTTCATTCCATGCATTAATCagtgaatgaaaaatgcatagTACTTTCAA is from Anguilla anguilla isolate fAngAng1 chromosome 9, fAngAng1.pri, whole genome shotgun sequence and encodes:
- the LOC118235337 gene encoding olfactory receptor 1-like, with protein sequence MSPLNSNSFTNATIVRLEFFFISGFSGIPHANYYYVFLCFVYALSLLGNSFVMFMIYTVNCLHCPKYIVVFNLALSDLCGSTALVPQMIDTLLFKSHLISYKACFTSMFFVFWFLSVQSFTLTALSYDRFVAICFPLRYNEIVTSKSMLVMIAILWIFPGMAVIMAVIFISGVSFCKSIVVNSYFCDAGAVLLLACDDNPPSAVINWTHPVIILWLPVLFITGTYICIARALFKISEASERLKAMKTCTSHLILVGVFYLPICITYAMSSTIQLNTRIVNMSLAAVLPPMLNPIIYSLKTEEFTESIKKLYRRNKINFAVRNK